The Niallia alba genome includes a window with the following:
- a CDS encoding siphovirus ReqiPepy6 Gp37-like family protein has product MELYIYNSNRELVGIVESFEYLRWTRRYSQCGSFELKAIATSENTELLKEGNIIWKNDDEEAGIIEHLELSQTEHEVITVSGRFATSFLSYRIVWQTEKLSGDISTCVEQLLNNNLINPSDTARKISNISFSAPNLNVPISTQVSYRNLMDAVTELCVASDVGIKTVFTPTTGVFTVALYMGTESQAVFSKEYENLTEQIYTISAGDYANTALVGGEGEGPDRTFVAITSGSGETRHEIFVDAKDLRAEDFGLDYIDTLIFRGQSKLSEQAIRYSFDTSVNPHGNLSYKIDFDLGQTVKVISKAWGVSMTTRITEVEETYDADGQSISVVFGKAELTIAQKLHSDLSEVKTAISAPTGISEIAQALGAVEDTLVTVEETLGDLTEVDSKIQGDNVASTINNLYGKLPALEINVGGGTISIGQYALYYMKPGDAFYFTSWSGNKFSDQPSDDGHVFLIKHSGDNTGNGYQRAMGFFISRNTLTFYVISVFVFNNPSGQANWLNINNEPVTTARIANGAVTGLKIADRTITATKMVSSFSDYSTTEQNTGRLWIDGKTIYRKQVNLGTLTNTTSKSVAHGISNLSTIVSLTGFATNGTVFLPLPLARYNNFASQIGLFANKTDIVVEPGNDRTAYTGYVVIEYTKTE; this is encoded by the coding sequence ATGGAACTGTATATCTACAATTCAAACCGAGAGCTTGTGGGCATTGTGGAGTCCTTCGAGTACTTACGCTGGACGAGACGCTATTCCCAGTGTGGCTCATTTGAGTTAAAAGCGATTGCAACTTCGGAAAATACAGAACTATTAAAGGAAGGAAATATCATCTGGAAAAATGATGATGAGGAAGCTGGGATCATCGAACATCTGGAACTTTCTCAAACCGAGCATGAAGTTATTACTGTGAGTGGTCGCTTTGCAACCTCCTTCCTCTCCTACCGCATTGTTTGGCAAACGGAGAAATTGTCTGGTGATATTTCTACTTGTGTAGAGCAACTTTTAAATAATAATCTTATCAATCCTTCTGATACAGCAAGGAAGATTTCGAACATATCCTTTTCTGCTCCAAACTTAAATGTTCCCATCAGCACACAGGTATCGTATCGAAATTTGATGGATGCTGTGACGGAACTATGTGTTGCATCGGATGTTGGCATTAAGACGGTGTTCACTCCTACTACAGGGGTTTTTACCGTAGCGTTATATATGGGAACGGAATCACAAGCTGTATTTTCTAAGGAATATGAAAACCTTACAGAACAGATTTATACAATAAGTGCTGGAGATTATGCCAACACCGCCCTTGTTGGTGGTGAAGGAGAAGGTCCAGACAGAACTTTTGTTGCAATTACAAGTGGCTCTGGTGAGACAAGGCACGAAATTTTTGTGGATGCTAAGGACTTACGGGCAGAAGACTTTGGTTTAGATTACATTGATACACTAATCTTTCGAGGTCAAAGTAAGCTGAGTGAGCAAGCCATACGCTATTCATTTGATACATCGGTCAATCCACACGGTAATTTGTCATATAAGATAGACTTCGATCTTGGGCAGACCGTCAAAGTCATTTCCAAAGCATGGGGTGTATCCATGACGACACGCATCACCGAAGTTGAAGAAACCTATGACGCAGATGGCCAGAGTATCAGTGTAGTATTCGGAAAAGCTGAATTGACAATAGCCCAAAAATTACACTCCGACTTGAGCGAGGTGAAAACAGCAATATCGGCTCCAACTGGCATATCTGAAATTGCACAGGCTTTAGGAGCAGTGGAGGATACGCTAGTAACAGTTGAGGAAACCTTAGGCGACTTGACGGAGGTAGATTCAAAGATTCAAGGAGACAACGTAGCATCTACTATCAACAATCTGTATGGAAAACTACCTGCGCTCGAAATCAATGTTGGCGGAGGAACTATATCGATTGGACAATATGCGTTGTATTATATGAAACCTGGAGATGCCTTTTATTTCACCTCATGGAGTGGCAATAAGTTTAGTGACCAGCCAAGTGACGACGGCCATGTCTTTTTGATAAAACATAGCGGGGACAATACGGGAAATGGATATCAGCGGGCAATGGGTTTCTTTATTTCTCGCAATACGCTGACTTTCTATGTGATTTCTGTTTTCGTATTTAATAACCCTTCTGGACAAGCAAACTGGCTTAATATCAATAATGAACCTGTAACTACTGCAAGAATTGCCAATGGAGCAGTTACAGGTTTAAAAATTGCAGACCGTACAATTACAGCTACTAAAATGGTTTCTTCTTTTAGCGACTATTCAACTACAGAACAAAACACTGGGCGACTATGGATAGATGGTAAGACAATTTATCGCAAGCAAGTGAATCTTGGGACACTTACAAATACGACATCGAAAAGCGTAGCTCACGGCATATCAAACCTCAGCACTATTGTCAGTTTAACAGGCTTTGCGACAAATGGGACCGTATTCTTGCCACTGCCCCTTGCCCGGTACAACAACTTCGCATCGCAAATCGGACTCTTCGCAAATAAGACCGACATTGTAGTCGAACCAGGCAATGATAGAACTGCGTATACAGGCTATGTAGTAATAGAGTATACAAAAACGGAATAG
- a CDS encoding phage tail protein, whose amino-acid sequence MADINGITLQAGSSPTVYYTITYTKSRPNNSQMTYNFTISAALGSSGSFIHNGYALLCTMTVNGSSSQVRIKAADGDNWDGTTPRLRYVSVTCASTTGNATQPVTFKVVSDGRLPLSSGVITNSSYTVLSSPLLTTACGAPTSCTVSPTLAEGDVTLSWSGASGGINNTISSYEIQYSDSADNITWGAWTALTTVTTTASSGSVSVAPPSTRGNYRRFRVRTRGTAGASYYSSWKVSTNSVRRNTVPKPATTAVASPAAYSNETITLTWSGASSGTSPIKGYQIASRTSTDNSTWSAWNVLTMLTLAASGGSYNPIVSRTPGTYTQFGIWTIDTFDVYSIEKISNSIYCNITACAAPTACTVSATLSEGNVTLSWSGAAGGAGNPITSYEIQYSDSPDNSNWGAWLALAIVNTSATSSILNVSPPATRGHYRRFRIRTRGTAGEDFYSGWTITSNTVRKNILPIPPTSFTANPPIYEVNTINLSWSGTVPGTSSIKQYVIQQATSIDGLNWSAYEALTTVISNATSGTLQVNASQVAGRYTRYRISVTDALDAVSAYVVSNAVKKNSPPIAPIVDCPMSGNFTYNATPRFMITTGIEPDGQTQIVEVRIDSGSWQNSVDNPERFSVSGYLGNGVKTIYQAEPLSAGNHTVTFRCLDSDIESASIEVVRTFTILALPFEIITPNVTHVKAAHIQTIRTAVNRVRSYYNLSPMTWKEEIIAGKTTIKNWPFHIVEIRKAIDSIILMVNSFDSSQAFDIPPVTWLPIGTGRPKADVMQQIHDLIQIM is encoded by the coding sequence GTGGCGGATATTAACGGCATCACTCTGCAGGCGGGTTCCAGCCCGACCGTTTATTACACGATTACTTATACTAAAAGCCGACCTAATAATAGCCAGATGACATACAACTTTACAATATCCGCTGCATTGGGTTCTTCAGGTTCCTTCATCCATAATGGTTATGCATTGCTTTGTACAATGACTGTAAATGGATCTTCTTCGCAGGTGCGAATCAAAGCGGCGGACGGGGATAACTGGGATGGAACTACACCAAGACTCAGGTATGTTTCGGTGACCTGTGCTTCTACTACAGGTAATGCAACCCAGCCAGTCACATTCAAAGTGGTATCTGATGGGCGATTGCCATTATCCTCTGGTGTAATTACCAATTCGAGTTATACGGTATTAAGCTCTCCATTGCTTACTACAGCATGTGGAGCACCGACATCTTGTACGGTTTCCCCGACACTTGCGGAAGGGGATGTGACTCTTTCTTGGAGTGGTGCTTCTGGGGGCATCAATAATACGATTTCTAGTTATGAGATTCAATATAGTGATTCTGCCGATAACATCACATGGGGAGCATGGACTGCTCTGACAACTGTGACCACCACAGCATCAAGTGGCAGTGTATCAGTAGCACCGCCCTCAACGCGAGGTAATTACCGAAGATTTCGTGTACGAACCCGTGGTACAGCAGGAGCTAGTTATTACTCCAGCTGGAAAGTATCCACAAACAGCGTCCGCAGGAATACGGTACCAAAGCCAGCAACGACTGCTGTTGCCTCCCCTGCGGCATATAGTAATGAGACTATCACACTTACTTGGAGCGGAGCGTCTAGCGGTACCAGTCCAATTAAGGGGTATCAAATTGCCAGTCGCACATCCACGGATAACAGCACATGGAGTGCGTGGAATGTGTTGACCATGTTGACATTGGCAGCAAGCGGTGGTAGTTATAATCCAATTGTATCGAGGACCCCAGGAACATATACACAATTTGGTATTTGGACAATTGACACATTTGATGTTTACTCAATAGAGAAAATCAGTAATAGCATTTATTGCAACATCACTGCCTGTGCAGCACCGACTGCCTGCACGGTAAGTGCAACATTATCTGAAGGAAACGTTACTCTTTCGTGGAGTGGAGCAGCTGGTGGCGCAGGTAATCCCATCACTTCCTACGAAATACAATATAGTGATTCGCCAGATAATAGCAATTGGGGTGCTTGGTTGGCATTGGCGATAGTCAATACTTCTGCAACAAGCAGTATTTTAAATGTCAGTCCACCTGCTACACGTGGTCATTATCGTCGGTTCCGAATAAGAACCCGTGGTACAGCTGGAGAGGATTTTTACTCAGGCTGGACTATTACCAGTAATACTGTTCGTAAAAACATACTACCAATACCGCCGACTTCTTTTACCGCAAACCCTCCTATCTATGAAGTAAATACAATAAACCTTTCGTGGAGTGGAACGGTACCTGGAACCAGCTCCATCAAGCAATATGTTATTCAACAGGCCACTTCGATAGATGGACTAAATTGGTCTGCTTATGAAGCACTGACGACAGTTATTTCCAATGCGACTTCAGGCACTCTTCAGGTAAATGCCTCACAGGTTGCCGGTAGATATACTCGTTATCGAATCAGCGTCACAGATGCACTTGATGCAGTGTCTGCCTATGTTGTTAGTAACGCGGTAAAGAAAAACAGCCCGCCTATAGCACCGATAGTGGACTGTCCAATGTCTGGCAATTTTACTTATAATGCTACACCACGTTTTATGATCACAACAGGAATTGAACCGGATGGACAAACACAAATAGTGGAGGTAAGGATTGACTCTGGTTCATGGCAAAACAGCGTAGACAATCCTGAGCGGTTTTCTGTAAGCGGCTATCTTGGTAATGGGGTCAAGACAATTTACCAAGCTGAACCGCTTTCTGCAGGTAATCATACGGTTACCTTCCGTTGTCTTGACAGTGATATCGAATCAGCAAGTATAGAAGTTGTTCGTACTTTTACGATATTGGCATTACCTTTTGAAATCATTACTCCAAATGTGACGCATGTAAAGGCAGCGCATATTCAGACGATTCGAACTGCTGTAAATAGGGTGCGTAGCTATTACAATCTATCCCCTATGACTTGGAAAGAGGAGATCATTGCAGGAAAGACCACTATTAAGAATTGGCCATTTCATATCGTTGAAATACGCAAGGCTATTGATTCGATTATTTTAATGGTTAATAGCTTTGATTCTTCCCAGGCATTCGATATACCACCTGTCACATGGCTACCTATCGGTACAGGACGACCAAAAGCGGATGTGATGCAACAAATACATGATCTTATTCAAATAATGTAA
- a CDS encoding phage holin family protein — protein sequence MKEIWNWIQLAIAAVGGFLGWFLGGYDGFLYALVAFVVIDYVTGVLCAIVNKKLCSEIGAKGIFKKVFIFAMVGIAHIIDTQILGSIGDNSGALRTAVIFFYLSNEGVSILENAGHIGLPIPEKLKSVLQQLHGRDEEPRKPGDEV from the coding sequence ATGAAAGAGATTTGGAATTGGATACAGCTGGCTATTGCCGCTGTAGGTGGATTTCTTGGATGGTTTCTCGGAGGTTATGATGGATTTCTTTATGCGTTGGTTGCCTTTGTTGTCATAGATTATGTGACGGGAGTGCTTTGTGCCATTGTGAATAAAAAGCTGTGCAGTGAAATTGGTGCTAAGGGAATTTTCAAAAAGGTGTTTATCTTTGCAATGGTAGGTATTGCTCATATTATCGATACACAAATTTTAGGTAGCATTGGAGACAATAGTGGAGCCTTACGCACAGCAGTAATCTTTTTCTACCTGAGTAATGAAGGAGTATCCATTTTGGAGAATGCCGGACATATTGGACTACCCATCCCAGAGAAACTAAAATCAGTTCTACAGCAGTTACATGGACGTGATGAAGAACCCCGTAAGCCAGGTGATGAAGTATGA
- a CDS encoding N-acetylmuramoyl-L-alanine amidase, which produces MPKGIMVHSTGANNPWLKRYVGPDDGLLGKNQYNNHWNQDKPGGRQVCVHAFIGKLADGSIATYQTLPWNHRGWHAGGTANNSHIGFEICEDGLTDASYFSAVYKEAVELCVHLCKLYGFSEKDIICHSEGYKRGIASNHADVMHWFPKHGKSMDTFRADVKKLLNAENKTVELVNKKYYRVQIGAYSDKANAEAQLAKAKKAGFTDAFIKYD; this is translated from the coding sequence TTGCCGAAGGGCATCATGGTTCACTCAACTGGAGCTAACAACCCGTGGCTCAAACGATATGTTGGCCCTGACGATGGCTTGCTAGGAAAGAATCAATATAACAACCATTGGAATCAAGACAAACCTGGAGGCCGTCAAGTATGTGTCCATGCCTTTATTGGTAAATTAGCAGATGGTTCCATTGCAACCTATCAAACATTGCCTTGGAATCACCGAGGTTGGCATGCTGGAGGAACTGCAAACAATTCTCATATTGGATTTGAAATTTGCGAGGACGGTTTGACCGATGCCTCGTATTTTTCTGCTGTTTACAAGGAAGCTGTGGAGCTTTGTGTACATCTTTGCAAACTCTATGGGTTTAGTGAAAAAGATATCATCTGTCATAGCGAAGGTTATAAACGAGGCATTGCCAGTAATCATGCAGATGTGATGCATTGGTTTCCTAAGCATGGGAAGAGTATGGACACCTTTCGAGCGGATGTAAAGAAACTATTAAATGCTGAAAATAAAACAGTTGAGCTGGTGAATAAGAAATATTACCGTGTGCAAATTGGTGCTTATTCTGACAAAGCAAATGCTGAGGCACAGCTTGCTAAAGCTAAAAAGGCAGGCTTTACGGATGCATTTATTAAGTATGATTAA
- a CDS encoding SHOCT domain-containing protein translates to MNQHEDKKVTKISDEVVDKSTTVLKRVSQEQLQREFDYIQAEKLLRKMLQKGLITEAEFNKIDALNRQTFSPFLAEIMP, encoded by the coding sequence GTGAATCAGCACGAGGATAAAAAAGTTACTAAGATCTCGGATGAGGTTGTAGACAAAAGCACCACTGTACTTAAGAGAGTATCACAGGAACAGTTACAACGTGAGTTTGATTATATCCAAGCAGAGAAATTACTTAGAAAGATGCTCCAAAAAGGTTTAATAACGGAAGCAGAATTCAACAAGATAGACGCACTTAATCGCCAAACTTTCTCTCCTTTTTTAGCAGAGATAATGCCCTAA